In Phragmites australis chromosome 18, lpPhrAust1.1, whole genome shotgun sequence, the genomic window CAGTCCTATTATATAAAGAGGGAATGACCAGGTTTGTAAGGGAAAAGGAACACATATATAAACAGTTTCATACTATCCATAAAAGAATACACATGCCGTAAGTCTATTATCCCACGGAagatctgaacctggataatcctaGTGCTTTTGAGTTCATACACACACCGAACACGTTAACCACGCACCCATCATTCGATATACTCAGAAGTATTATTAGAGATTAACTCTCGACAATGACGCAAGCATCCGTGTTAGGTACCTTTCCGAAATCTCTTGGCTACTAAAACATGCCTCGTTCTGGCTCGTGCTTGTTTGATGGATCTTTGATTGGGTCGCACAGCGCTGTGATCACTGATTCATATTTCTTAACCACCAGCCATTTTGTTTTTTCGTCTAGGAAAAGATCGAATTTCGACTAGTTGCTTTCTTTTCCAAAAAAGCATAATGTGTTTATGTGAGACTTCTTATGAAAATCCTTATGCCCCTAGAGTAAACTACGCTGCGTCGGTGGTGGTGGTTCAACTTTTTAATTTGCTGTGACATTCGacttcaaaataaaataaaataaacctCTGTCATTGTTATCAGATTTCAAACCGGCTGATAGCTCGGGTGTATTCTCCTTGACTTATTGTGTCTCATCTCTTGTACGCTTGCGTTCCTGCCTCTGAAAATTGCGCACACTACCATCTGGCGTTTAGCAAAACTGATGACCCCACGCAGACAGAAATAAGAATGGGCGTGGAACCCGTGGATATCATTCTAGTTGAAATTAATGAACTAAGtagttatttttaattaaactGACTAGTtctttaattaaattaaaatagagTGGATTCATGAGTGGCTTCACCCATCCCTAGATAGAAAATACAAATATCTTCTCGAAGATGGGTAGTACATTATGGTATCAACCGGCTAAGATtagtttttcatttttatttggctAACCAGCTAAGATTAGTTTGCTGCAAATAACTGCCGAAGGAATTATTGGTATGGCGAAACAGATCGATGAAACGCATCTTATGCTCGCTAATTATTTTCCTTGTACTCGATTTGGTTATCTTTCTGGTACTCCGTAATCAACTTTCAGCGTGACAGGGTGGATCCATAAGAAATTCAGTTGGAAATCATGTAGGCTTCTGAATAAGCCTCGTGCCCTCAAACTGTTGAATCGGCGCTACAAGGGATGAGGGGCATCAACAGTTCAGATAGCCAAATTTCAGCATTGACTGGAGCAGTAGAGTGTAGATACGTTCTGTGATGCTTCTGCATCAAAATTCAGAGGCGTAATTGCTGGGTACTTGGACGAAATCGTCGAACATTTACGTGTCGAAGCATTCGAAGATCGAAGGCCCCGTGAATGTAGGTCAGTCATATCACGATTCGGAGGCGTATTTACAGAGCAATGGGATGATAACGAAAGACAATTGAGCGATTGTAGTCGTAGGGCTGGACCAAGGCAAAAGAGATCCACGTGGTTTGCTCACTCGGTTGCTTGTACTACCAGCCAGCATCACTTCACATGCTTTTGCTTCTGATGGGCTCGAAGCCTCAAACGGATAGCATCAGAAAGTTTGGTGAGCTTATCAGATAAATTCACCTGTCATATACGGCCTGGGCTTAATTAGAAGATGCCCATAAGCCAACACTTGGTACTTAACCTTGTGATTGGTGATGACGGCTTGAAACCTTTAGCCATTTAACCTCAGCCAACTGAACTTGGCATCATTTTTACAGGAGAACCAGGTGGAAAAAGAGAGATTACAGGAGTATAGTTCTCGGCAAAGGGTGGACGAAACGAAGGGCTGGTGGGGAGAGAAAGGAGGGGTACATGAACAGGTGATCACCAGTATGTCAGCTAGATATACAATCCTCTACCCTACACACACTATCCAAGAGGAACTTGGACATTCATCCTCTATGTTGAATGGGCACGGAGCGCCAATGTATACAAAAAATATGGATACAATCTACAAAGTGCAACTTCTGGAAACATCTTCAACTTCACGATGCAATGCTTGATTATTGCATGTAACCTTGCAGTTCGATCTCCATTCGCATGTCACTTCAAGGATCTTTTAAATGAAATAAATCTTTCCCATGTCTTGTTCCAAAACACTATAAAAGGGTAAAAATGATtcagaatatcatggaaaaaaaTAACTAGAAGATAAAAGCCTACCCTCAACCCCaaacagaaaaaagaaacaaatctATGATTTGAGTAGTTCCAGATTATAGCTAACCAGGCTGCAAGATGTGTAGAAAacaaggaaaaaaggaaaaaaagcaaCTATCCCAGGAGCGAGCTTGGTGAATTTGTTACCTACACTTTGCAGGAAAGACCATCAGAAGTATATTCATTTCCATCTGTACATGGTCAGCTTATTTCACTGGGTCGCTTCTCGAACTAACTGTCTCTACTAGATCTTCGCTGCTGCCTTCAGCAACTTCCATTTCCTTCACCTTCTCAAGCTGCCTGAGGAGATCCAGCCTCTCAGGGGCATATGTGGATGGGATCTGCAGAATAACAAATACACAATTATACTTACAAATTGCAACAGTGGAAGAGTAGTGAGAGGTCATAGATTACAAACCATTGAAGGTACATATCTCTGGATGAAAGCCAAAATAGCAGCATGACCAACAGCGGTAACCTGGGAACAAAAGCAATTGTTTACAATAATCCAAGGACGAACATATTTGCACTCAATGCGATGTTCACAAGAAATGCGACAGATGTCACCATTGGAGCACAGAATTAAATACTTGGCCATGGCAATTTGGAAACCAAATAAGGCCCACAGTCAATGAAGATGAGGTAAACAGTTCACAGGATTACATCATCCAAATTGAAAACAATATGGACCAAAAAGCCTTTGCTTGTTCAAGAGACAGGAATAAAGTACAAGAAAGACTTACTGGCAGAAGCATGAGTATTCCTATAGGAACAACAGATGCCAAATCTGTCAGGGTTCTCTGAAGAGCctgcttttctttttgagttaGTTCATCCCCAATAAGAGCTCTTCTTAGTAAACCCATAGCAGCTCCTGTGTCAATTGCTAAGAGTTGTGTCCCTTGCAACACAGTCTgttcagaaaaaatatagaGAAGGAAATAAGAGGCTTTTAAATAACTAATATAGGATTTTAAATAACTAATATAATGGAAGTATGATGAGCCCCAGTTGGTGGCCAAATAGGCATTTTAATGACCATTTAGATTATTTGAGCCCCCtgctaaaataatttaaaatggTACCATGAATGCCTTCAAGCATCATTATCATGCCTCAACAGAATGAGAAAAGCTGGTTAAGCTGGAGAAATGAACGTTGCAAAACTTTTGTTATAATATATGTACATGTTTCTTACTTCTATGGGACCAAATTAATTTAAATGGCCATACCGTCGTAGTCTCCTTGACCTTCTCCACTGACTTGGTTATAACATTTTCCTTCTTGCTAGCCTGGTCAGAAGGCACTGGCGCACCAGGCAATGGCAAAGTTGTTTTATTTGGGACATCCGACACCTGCAAAACAGTAAACAGACAAATATTTCAATTTGACAAAACTTTTACAACAGTGAAGCCAGCCATCATTGTTAAAAAAGCATAGTCAAAATATGCTGCAAAGCTAAGAATAAAAAGGAAAGATTAATTTAATAACATTTGctagcccaaataccaagaaaaGGGTCTTTTTACGGTCTTTGGGAGGTACCAtaaggtatcaccaaattataCCTTCAGAGGTACCAAAATTTGGTACCACCCTAGTTATAATTCTTGGTACCTCATGACAAAAATGCTCCGGAGAAAAATATCATTTGCTATTTAAAACATCTATTAAGCAAGCATACCTCCTCCTTTTGAGCATCATCTGCGCTCTTCTGCACCCTCTTTTCTAACTCAATCAGCTCACGCCTTAACTGTTCAAAGCGGAGGATGTCATTTGACTCCTTGTCTTTCTTCTCCCCATTTGTAACAACACCCTTTAACAAGACAAAGGCGAGAATTGCATTAGATTAGGAACATGGTGGCTCAGATTTTTTCAGTAATCAAGAAGAGACAAAGTGTCTTTTCGTTACTGTTCACTAAACAATGATGAACTTTGCAAATCCCTTCACTGCTAAATGTGAAAGCTGGAACACTTCAAGCAAAATCTCACATTTGCAGTCATTCATATATAATCATGTTTCTCCTTCCCTTTTTCCATCTTTTATTGTTTAGACTTTAGAGTGTTattaaataaaatgaaatgaaCATGGTACAAATTCATACATCTTGATCTGCAACTTGAAGTACTAGCTCAACTTTCTTTCCAGAAGTCCTACCAAAGAAATCCCAAAATGGACGGCGCTTACTATCGACCCTGACAAGAGAAATACAAAAAATCGGCAGGTTTATTTACCACCCTCGAAATCACAGAAGCTATCACGACCATATTGGAATTGGTTACAAGAGATACCACCTGCTTGCTGATTTTAGTGGTGCTGAAGTCTCATTAGCCTCTGCAGCAGGTGATAATGGTCCATTACTAGCATCAGCCTAGTCAACCATACAAAGCCTTTAGCACAGTAGTACAATCCAGTATACAGTTTGGGGGTCAAGTCGCCAACTGGTACATTGTATACACTTTCTATTATGTTGGACGCAAGACCACAGCAGGACTTTAGGAACTACGGGACTTCGCTTATCTGATCTTTGCATAGTTTTATGGGTGCACCTCACCCTTAGATAGTGGGTCTGACCCTAACAGTTATATCTAGTGCAGTCTTATTCAAGTAATTAATGTTCTTATCACTAACCAATGAAACTAAGAAGATATATCTCAACTAATGATACAAATGCAAACTGAACCACGTGATACAGTAATCCGTGGTACTGTTCACGCGTGAGAATTATCCTAATGGACTGCCCATGACAGGTAGAGTACACAGGAAAGCCATAAACGAAATATTGCTGTACAGTGAAATATCTCGATAAATTAATGTGATCACATACTCATATTGACACATGGTTACCCTCTGTTAGAAGCAAGTATTAAAACAAAAGAAAGTCAGAGAAGCTAACCTCCAGAAATTCTGCTTTTGCTCGAAAGGATGCCTCAAGAAACTCAGCTTCTTTCTTCAGTCTTCTGATCATTTCAAGATCAGAGCATGCAGCCTTTAGATCCTCATTACCAGAGTTGGAACTGGAAGCGTGCAATTCTTGAAGCAAATGTTCTAACTTAACCAAAGCTTCTTCAACACTTTCAAGTGACTGCAGTAATTAAAACTAACTTCATCAACACATTACCAGCAGGAGATAGCATCTATTCTGAGGCAactatcattgtgaactaaaaataAGCACCTCACACAACACAACTATGCACAATACAGCTATTCTGATAATTTATGCTTTTTGGCAAATCAAACATAGGGTACAGAAGCTGTCCCCAACATAACAGTCTGCAAAAGGGAAATACCAAATTTAGCAAGacctactattttttttttttttaaaaagggaaGCAATCCCCAAGTGATGCCCATCCAACATATGTCCATCCTTTCTCTCCAGTAGATCCTAGAATATATCTAAGGGCATGTAAAATGGTGCCACCACAAGTCCACAACCATATCTAACGCCTGCCACATCAACAAAACTTTACGCGTTGTTCTCCTAAACAAAAAAGGTGAAGTAGAGAGAACACGGAGAGGGACTTGAAGTCGCCTCTCGGATAAGAAACCATCTCTTAGAGAGATACAGGGTCAAATAGAGATAACTTAAGAGACAACTAAAAGTCAAACCTTTTGTGGGGTCACATACAAACAACTTAAGAGACGACCCAATGGAGAGGTTGTAAATTTTACTGGATAGGCAACAGACAATGGTGCCACCTCAACTATCTTCTGGCATTCGAACATTAGCAAAATCCTACGTAGAGGAGAGAGAACGAAGAGAGACAATGTAGACCGTCTCAGAGATTTGTAGGGTCACAAAGAGATATTTTAAGTCATCTCTAAGCTGTCTGGAGGCTAACAACCTAAGGGATGGCAACACTGTACAGGCCCTTAGAGACAACACCATTGTACATGCCCTAATGGAAGTTatgttttcatataaaaatgacGGCATCGCATTGTCTGCACAGCATTGTActatagtgaatttaacatcTGGGCCTCTAGGTAAGAACATGTGATATAATAACCATTGCTATAACCAATAACAGCTTGGAGAACAAACATGTCAACACACTAAGGATTCTACCAGTAGTACAGAGCATACTTTTGTTGGCATGTGCAAAGCGCATTCTACAACAGATACCTTGTCAAAGGAAGCTAACTCTGTCTTGGTAACCGGGTGCTCTTCAGGTTCTGGCAACCCTCGACCTTTCGACATATTATTTCTGCAACATATTAGGAAATAAATAATACAACATAAACGTCATTTACATAATTGATAAATAAAAATACATCCACTAAGTGATAGTAGACATAATTTCCAAATTCCTGCTTACTTTGCTATGTCAAGCTCCTTCATGCAGTCACTCAACATGGCATGTCTACCAAATTTTACATACAATACAAAAAATAGTTAGTATTTAAATATGCATATCTGAAAAAAAGTAAGATATCATCACCATGACAGAAAGTTAACATACCCCTTGGACAGGAATCTTGCTGCCTTCACATTTGACGGGTTCTCAAGCCATGAGCTGTACTTGATAAAACTACTCATCCAATAAGAGCACACATTTAGCACTCTTGATATTACTTCCCCTTTAGGCATTTCTTCTCTACCTTCAGTATCAGTTGTTGCAGTTGGCACATCACCACTGTAAAAGGGAAGCCACTCGAGCTCTTCAGAGACTACCTGGAGGTCAGAAAGGCATATGAACACTTACAAAGCTGAATAGCATTACAAACTTAGTCTATCACCCGCATACTTACCTCCACATACAACTGATATGAACTAATAGAGGACAACTGTGGATAATACAATACACTCCCGCCAATAAGATACCTGGATGATTGTAAGGCAATAAAGCAGGCATGTCGAAGCTTATGTACTGCACCATCATTTCaatgagaaaaaggaaaatcaaaATTCACATTAAGCATACCTTACAATACCATCAAGTGAATCATCCAAATCAGTAAAACATTTGGATGACAAATATCCTTGTGTGCTTCTGCCTAAAGCAATGAAAAATCCAAATATTGCAAGATCCTTTTCCAGAACCTGCAGTAAGGGATGAATAGATAGATATCTTGGATTTGGAGCCATGTAAGAGATTGAATATGACTACAGCAAAAGATCTAAGTTTCAACCTCAATACTTTCACTTGTTGTCAGTCTTGACCATATCTTTTCACGATCAAGAGCACGTAGTAACTGTTTCTGAACAAGATCAATCCAAAATGATACCTCAACTCCATTATCGTTAGTAAATTTAGGAACACCGGCACGAGGACCAAAATTATACAGGAATTCTCTCTGAAGACCAATATCTTTTGTCAAGCTATACGCTTTACTTAGAGGGACAAACTCAAGAAGCATATCCATGAACCGACCAATAACATCAGTAACCATTGAGGAGAACTGCTGACAAGAAACTTTTGCTGATCCAAGCTTTGTGATAGCAGCAAGACAGATCAAACTTAGCATAAGTAGAGAAAGGTCACTTTCACTAGTGTTCATTTGCTCGCCTTCACTGCATCTgacaacaaacaaaagaaaaatacccAGGAGTCTTGTATTAGGTATTGACCATGAGCATGGTATTGTCTAAAAGAAAGTATTATACGTACATTGCTGTTGCAGGGTTAAACCGTGGATCATTTTCAAAAATGTTCACAAATGTTCTGACCACCAAAGGATTTTGATCAGAAGAATACCACTGATATAGTGTAGGTTCCCTTTTAGTCAACTCATTCTTGATAGCAGTTTCTAGAGGGTTGAGCAGACGGGACAGACTGCAACCAAATCAAATATCATTAAATAGGCACACAAGACAAGCCCTATAGCTTTGACACTAAACTGTATTGTTATGTGTGCATAATACAGAGGATGAAACCAACATTGCTTCACCACGCTACGAGTAAAAGAATCAATACGGAAGAAGATACATATCCATCGCCATTTATGCAGCCACTAGCCATAATCAAAGTGTATTATGAAAGAAAAGTTTGTGGGCATCATACTAAAATAAACTTATTCCTAATTAGTATAGCATTGCCAGCAGTTTGCCTGTTAAGTTGGCACATGCATGACATCGGATAATTCTTTTGTCTAACTATATGTACCAACAGAACCAGAACCAAGGCACCAAGTAGACTGGATCATGTGAAGACCAGATCAAATCATATTAAGATCATTTCACCTAACCAACTCTTATTATCCACTGCTGCCATAAATACTATAGTTATGTGAGTTTGGCAGCTTGGTAATTGAATCCATTGCCAGACTACTTCTAGATCAATGAAATGTAACACACCCTAACATTGTAGATCTCAGAAGTAACTTAGTTTCTTGTTGAGAGAAAATATCAATTGACATCCAAGCT contains:
- the LOC133898805 gene encoding uncharacterized protein LOC133898805 isoform X1 encodes the protein MAAAVASQPRHLPLGAGGEPRCTASTPKVYTLEKVYGFRFVCRSVVDLRSQKFHPRVSKRKCYLRNSPSECDKIIHSARWLEFRRQKGTIQRTRRIVHIIPLASDDDGNSVSVNGVPQVGSTSDMEEVRLKLDKALQTEDISSGLVQSIHDAARSIELAFLDHSNSSKSSWFPQTWLGVENNAWIKSLSYQAAVDSLLQAVIDVSSRGNGRDRDINVFVQRSLSRLLNPLETAIKNELTKREPTLYQWYSSDQNPLVVRTFVNIFENDPRFNPATAICSEGEQMNTSESDLSLLMLSLICLAAITKLGSAKVSCQQFSSMVTDVIGRFMDMLLEFVPLSKAYSLTKDIGLQREFLYNFGPRAGVPKFTNDNGVEVSFWIDLVQKQLLRALDREKIWSRLTTSESIEVLEKDLAIFGFFIALGRSTQGYLSSKCFTDLDDSLDGIVRYLIGGSVLYYPQLSSISSYQLYVEVVSEELEWLPFYSGDVPTATTDTEGREEMPKGEVISRVLNVCSYWMSSFIKYSSWLENPSNVKAARFLSKGHAMLSDCMKELDIAKNNMSKGRGLPEPEEHPVTKTELASFDKSLESVEEALVKLEHLLQELHASSSNSGNEDLKAACSDLEMIRRLKKEAEFLEASFRAKAEFLEADASNGPLSPAAEANETSAPLKSASRVDSKRRPFWDFFGRTSGKKVELVLQVADQDGVVTNGEKKDKESNDILRFEQLRRELIELEKRVQKSADDAQKEEVSDVPNKTTLPLPGAPVPSDQASKKENVITKSVEKVKETTTTVLQGTQLLAIDTGAAMGLLRRALIGDELTQKEKQALQRTLTDLASVVPIGILMLLPVTAVGHAAILAFIQRYVPSMIPSTYAPERLDLLRQLEKVKEMEVAEGSSEDLVETVSSRSDPVK
- the LOC133898805 gene encoding uncharacterized protein LOC133898805 isoform X2, yielding MAAAVASQPRHLPLGAGGEPRCTASTPKVYTLEKVYGFRFVCRSVVDLRSQKFHPRVSKRKCYLRNSPSECDKIIHSARWLEFRRQKGTIQRTRRIVHIIPLASDDDGNSVSVNGVPQVGSTSDMEEVRLKLDKALQTEDISSGLVQSIHDAARSIELAFLDHSNSSKSSWFPQTWLGVENNAWIKSLSYQAAVDSLLQAVIDVSSRGNGRDRDINVFVQRSLSRLLNPLETAIKNELTKREPTLYQWYSSDQNPLVVRTFVNIFENDPRFNPATAIEGEQMNTSESDLSLLMLSLICLAAITKLGSAKVSCQQFSSMVTDVIGRFMDMLLEFVPLSKAYSLTKDIGLQREFLYNFGPRAGVPKFTNDNGVEVSFWIDLVQKQLLRALDREKIWSRLTTSESIEVLEKDLAIFGFFIALGRSTQGYLSSKCFTDLDDSLDGIVRYLIGGSVLYYPQLSSISSYQLYVEVVSEELEWLPFYSGDVPTATTDTEGREEMPKGEVISRVLNVCSYWMSSFIKYSSWLENPSNVKAARFLSKGHAMLSDCMKELDIAKNNMSKGRGLPEPEEHPVTKTELASFDKSLESVEEALVKLEHLLQELHASSSNSGNEDLKAACSDLEMIRRLKKEAEFLEASFRAKAEFLEADASNGPLSPAAEANETSAPLKSASRVDSKRRPFWDFFGRTSGKKVELVLQVADQDGVVTNGEKKDKESNDILRFEQLRRELIELEKRVQKSADDAQKEEVSDVPNKTTLPLPGAPVPSDQASKKENVITKSVEKVKETTTTVLQGTQLLAIDTGAAMGLLRRALIGDELTQKEKQALQRTLTDLASVVPIGILMLLPVTAVGHAAILAFIQRYVPSMIPSTYAPERLDLLRQLEKVKEMEVAEGSSEDLVETVSSRSDPVK